From the Leptolyngbyaceae cyanobacterium genome, one window contains:
- a CDS encoding isoprenyl transferase — translation MTAKQTVLQELPADLERERLPRHVAVIMDGNGRWAKRQGLPRIMGHRRGVDALKDLLRCARDWGIQALTAYAFSTENWGRPLEEVDFLMTLFERVLRQELREMMEENVQIRFVGNLNALPPSLLAEIERSMDETKHNSGIKFTVATNYGGRQEILQAARKIAIQVQQGLLQPEQVDEALFEKHLYTSGICDPDLLIRTSGEMRISNFLLWQMAYAEMYITETLWPDFDRAEFHRALCAYQKRDRRFGKV, via the coding sequence ATGACTGCTAAGCAAACTGTTTTACAAGAACTGCCTGCTGATTTAGAGCGAGAACGACTACCCAGACACGTAGCCGTGATTATGGATGGAAATGGGCGGTGGGCCAAGCGACAAGGGCTGCCGCGCATTATGGGTCATCGGCGCGGAGTAGATGCGCTCAAGGATCTACTGCGCTGTGCTAGGGATTGGGGTATTCAAGCGCTGACTGCTTATGCTTTTTCTACGGAGAACTGGGGGAGACCCTTGGAGGAAGTGGATTTTTTGATGACTTTGTTTGAGCGGGTGTTGCGCCAAGAGTTGCGGGAAATGATGGAGGAAAACGTTCAAATTAGGTTTGTCGGGAATTTGAATGCTTTACCACCGTCTCTTTTAGCTGAGATCGAACGATCGATGGATGAAACTAAGCATAATTCGGGAATTAAGTTTACGGTAGCTACGAATTATGGGGGTCGCCAAGAAATTTTGCAGGCAGCCCGGAAAATCGCTATTCAGGTACAGCAAGGTTTGTTGCAGCCGGAACAGGTCGATGAAGCTTTATTTGAAAAACATCTCTATACTTCTGGTATTTGCGACCCGGATTTATTGATCCGCACTAGTGGAGAAATGCGGATTAGCAATTTTCTGCTGTGGCAAATGGCTTATGCGGAAATGTATATTACCGAAACTTTGTGGCCTGATTTCGATCGGGCTGAGTTTCACCGGGCTTTGTGTGCTTACCAAAAACGCGATCGTCGTTTTGGAAAAGTCTAA